A part of Jiangella alba genomic DNA contains:
- a CDS encoding sensor histidine kinase has product MAAQGRRLTAAGGAPVRSSVAELDAFWQRTTVAWHSVYLGLLGLLALIIGSSGNLSSDDRLTGLLAVTAMVVVYLLLGRRLLGTEEIGWQVVVQLTVSWGCLYLLLGTGIFDAYFLLFGLIPHIWVFLPTRWAIGATFVFLSGLAVIEVGRDGWTAAAVRDVAPQVTLQIGVSLLMGLFITHVFFQAEKRAELIDELERTRTELAQLEHSRGVLAERERLSHEIHDTLAQGFTSILTLAQAIEVALDRNPDAVRDRLALLEQTARDNLAEARALVSSLAPVSLQDASLPEAIERIAGRFADETGMEVSLQIDEAGPPLPANVEVVLLRATQEALTNVRKHAGARRVIVALRFRSGPPGAATVAVVDDGRGFRPGAAHDGYGLRGMRARVEQVGGLLEVVSAPDAGTTVRATVGLAPA; this is encoded by the coding sequence GTGGCAGCGCAGGGACGACGGCTGACGGCGGCCGGCGGCGCCCCGGTGCGCAGCAGCGTCGCCGAGCTGGACGCGTTCTGGCAGCGCACCACGGTCGCCTGGCACAGCGTCTACCTGGGTCTGCTGGGGCTGCTCGCGCTCATCATCGGCAGCTCCGGCAACCTGTCCAGCGACGACCGCCTGACCGGCCTGCTCGCGGTGACGGCGATGGTCGTCGTCTACCTGCTGCTGGGCCGTCGGCTGCTGGGCACCGAGGAGATCGGCTGGCAGGTCGTGGTCCAGCTGACGGTCAGCTGGGGCTGCCTCTACCTGCTGCTCGGCACGGGCATCTTCGACGCCTACTTCCTGCTGTTCGGGCTGATCCCGCACATCTGGGTGTTCCTGCCGACGCGGTGGGCCATCGGCGCGACGTTCGTGTTCCTGTCCGGCCTGGCCGTCATCGAGGTCGGCCGCGACGGCTGGACGGCCGCGGCGGTGCGCGACGTCGCGCCGCAGGTGACGCTGCAGATCGGCGTGTCGCTGCTGATGGGGCTGTTCATCACGCACGTGTTCTTCCAGGCGGAGAAGCGGGCCGAGCTGATCGACGAACTGGAGCGCACCCGCACCGAGCTGGCCCAGCTCGAGCACTCACGCGGCGTGCTGGCCGAGCGGGAGCGGCTCTCGCACGAGATCCACGACACGCTGGCGCAGGGCTTCACCAGCATCCTCACGCTGGCGCAGGCCATCGAGGTGGCGCTCGACCGCAACCCCGACGCCGTCCGCGACCGGCTGGCGCTGCTGGAGCAGACGGCGCGCGACAACCTCGCCGAGGCGCGGGCGCTGGTCAGCTCGCTGGCGCCGGTCAGCCTGCAGGACGCGTCGCTGCCCGAGGCGATCGAGCGCATCGCCGGCCGGTTCGCCGACGAGACCGGGATGGAGGTGAGCCTGCAGATCGACGAGGCCGGCCCGCCCCTGCCGGCGAACGTCGAGGTCGTGCTGCTGCGCGCGACCCAGGAGGCGCTGACGAACGTGCGCAAGCACGCCGGCGCCCGCAGGGTCATCGTGGCGCTGCGGTTCCGGTCCGGCCCGCCCGGAGCGGCCACCGTCGCCGTGGTCGACGACGGACGCGGGTTCCGGCCGGGCGCGGCGCACGACGGGTACGGGCTGCGCGGCATGCGGGCGCGGGTCGAGCAGGTCGGCGGGCTGCTCGAGGTCGTCAGCGCGCCGGACGCCGGCACCACCGTCCGTGCGACCGTCGGGCTGGCGCCGGCGTAG
- a CDS encoding ABC transporter permease gives MSTSRIAVSRASLETRSYFRERDSVIFSFLFPVIMLGIFAVVFGNEDVGETSGVPIDFAQYFLPGMVASGIMLVSFQTLAISLAIEREDGTLKRLRGTPMPPVSYFLGKVGMILVVGLSQIALLLAVAVLAFGVELPSEPSKWLTFAWCYVLGTAGGAILGIAYSSVPRSAKSASAVVVGPLLVLQFISGVFFVFADLPSWLQNVASVFPLKWLAQGMRSVFLPDRFETLEVSASWQHGPTALILSLWLVAGLVICVRTFRWQRRDDG, from the coding sequence ATGAGCACGAGCCGCATCGCGGTGTCGCGCGCTTCGCTGGAGACCAGGAGCTACTTCCGCGAACGCGACTCCGTGATCTTCTCGTTCCTGTTCCCGGTCATCATGCTGGGCATCTTCGCCGTCGTGTTCGGCAACGAGGACGTCGGCGAGACCAGCGGCGTGCCGATCGACTTCGCGCAGTATTTCCTGCCCGGCATGGTCGCCTCGGGCATCATGCTGGTCAGCTTCCAGACGCTCGCGATCAGCCTGGCCATCGAACGCGAGGACGGCACGCTGAAGCGGCTGCGCGGCACGCCGATGCCGCCGGTGTCGTACTTCCTCGGCAAGGTCGGCATGATCCTGGTGGTCGGGCTGAGCCAGATCGCGTTGCTGCTGGCCGTGGCCGTGCTGGCGTTCGGGGTCGAGCTGCCGTCGGAGCCGTCGAAATGGCTGACGTTCGCCTGGTGCTATGTGCTCGGCACGGCCGGCGGCGCCATCCTGGGCATCGCCTACTCGTCGGTGCCGCGGTCGGCGAAGAGCGCGTCGGCCGTGGTGGTGGGACCGCTGCTGGTGCTGCAATTCATCTCGGGCGTGTTCTTCGTGTTCGCCGACCTGCCAAGCTGGCTGCAGAACGTCGCCTCGGTGTTCCCGCTGAAATGGCTGGCCCAGGGCATGCGTTCGGTGTTCCTGCCCGACCGGTTCGAGACGCTGGAGGTATCCGCATCATGGCAGCACGGCCCGACGGCGCTGATCCTGTCGCTGTGGCTGGTCGCGGGTCTGGTCATCTGCGTCCGGACGTTCCGGTGGCAGCGCAGGGACGACGGCTGA
- a CDS encoding ABC transporter ATP-binding protein has translation MTNSAIRVRGLRKAYAGVTAVSGLDLDVARGEVFALLGPNGAGKTTTVEILEGYRRRDAGEVSVLGSDPARPDAGWRARIGIVLQSSGGHDELSVQELVHHFAGYYPDARDPDEVIAAVGLDEKRATRARHLSGGQRRRLDVALGILGNPELLFLDEPTTGFDPEARREFWALITSLADGGTTIILTTHYLDEAEQLAGRVGVITGGRIVALDTPDRLGGRDHDHAVVRWSEDGLQRTERTATPTALVAQLAGRLGGEVPGLVVSRPTLEDVYLRLIGQPDHTLEVVS, from the coding sequence ATGACGAATTCCGCCATCCGGGTGCGTGGGCTGCGCAAGGCCTACGCCGGTGTCACCGCCGTCAGCGGGCTGGACCTCGACGTCGCGCGGGGGGAGGTGTTCGCGCTGCTGGGGCCGAACGGCGCCGGGAAGACCACCACCGTGGAGATCCTCGAGGGCTACCGCCGCCGCGACGCCGGCGAGGTCAGTGTGCTGGGTTCCGATCCGGCGCGGCCGGACGCCGGCTGGCGGGCGCGCATCGGCATCGTGTTGCAGAGCTCCGGCGGCCACGACGAGCTGTCCGTGCAGGAGCTGGTGCACCACTTCGCCGGCTACTACCCCGACGCCCGCGACCCGGACGAGGTCATCGCGGCCGTCGGGCTGGACGAGAAGCGCGCCACGCGGGCGCGGCACCTGTCCGGCGGGCAGCGCCGCCGCCTCGACGTCGCGCTGGGCATCCTGGGCAACCCGGAGCTGCTCTTCCTCGACGAGCCCACGACCGGGTTCGACCCGGAGGCGCGGCGGGAGTTCTGGGCGCTCATCACCTCGCTGGCCGACGGCGGCACGACGATCATCCTCACCACCCATTATCTCGACGAGGCCGAGCAGCTGGCCGGACGCGTCGGCGTCATCACGGGCGGGCGCATCGTCGCGCTGGACACGCCGGACCGTCTCGGCGGCCGCGACCACGACCACGCGGTCGTCCGGTGGAGCGAGGACGGTCTGCAGCGCACCGAGCGGACCGCCACCCCCACCGCGCTGGTCGCCCAGCTGGCCGGGCGGCTGGGCGGCGAGGTGCCCGGCCTCGTCGTCAGCCGCCCCACGCTGGAGGACGTGTACCTGCGCCTGATCGGTCAGCCGGACCACACCCTGGAGGTCGTGTCATGA
- a CDS encoding helix-turn-helix transcriptional regulator: MVIHVTRTVGLVGRERQLADLRQAYASACAGEPVTVLLGGEAGIGKTRLAEEFVAEVVAGGTRAVAGQSVPLDGEGPAFAPLVGALRGLHAEFGAQRLLELAGPGGDALAGLVPEVGVAPAEGPEGRGRLYEVVTSLFERVAAERPLVVVLEDLQWADSPTRDLLRFLVRGVRDAQLLFVVTYRSDELHRGHPLRPLLAELDRLRQVHRIELPRLDADEVVLQLRELLGRPPERSHVDRIVRRSEGIPFFVEELAYADDCGDLPGSLRDLLLVRVEPLSEETQRLLRLMSAAGNRVDHSVLEFVAGEQTGPLETALREAVSAGVIVVDGDGYAFRHALLREALHADMLPGEHARMHARYAQALEAHPELMPSTPTAAEVAHHWYSAHDVERAFAWSLTAAAELVRSYAHATAQQLLERALELWDQVAEPERVAGSDRLELLIRAATEAYAAGETERTLSLVKEGLRLVDRSADPVRAGWLLAHLGSVKNRLGRPGAIEALMEARELIPAEPSVQRAEALDWLAIMLMLDWRFAESLEVADETERVAKAVGLDRLVASAQITRGTAWVHMGDAEKALDELRQAGPTATAGPDHLHRYFVNLSDAYTLLGRYRDAVDVATEGYEHARRRGRKRTTGVVLAGNAAEPMLALGDWERAERMIERGLELVPPPNHERHMIGLRAWLVLWRGDVTTAAAAVDRLRAGMTRRVVLPQDGRLVARLEADVALAQGDAERAWSAVTAEVGPSADAAVPGYDLPLAFAGAQALGERVRAAGAGVNGRDGAGPADGDGGAAEGFAADAAWLRALVAQASRGWPVGVWTVLVEAELASAGAAWADGADGGGATAAGRPDVGGAGAGAARAGGAGAEVAAWEQALAALQAAEGPVHLVPYAGFRLGQALVGAGRRDDALDVLRQAAAAADSLGAGLYRGWIGAFSKQAQLPLVSGVPGPAAAPSGLTVREHEVLRLVAAGRSNREIGEELFISAKTASVHVSNILAKLGASGRGEAAAIAHRDGLLDTAAS; the protein is encoded by the coding sequence GTGGTCATTCACGTCACCCGCACCGTGGGCCTGGTCGGGAGGGAACGGCAGCTTGCCGACCTCCGCCAGGCCTATGCCAGCGCGTGCGCGGGCGAGCCGGTCACCGTCCTGCTGGGCGGCGAGGCCGGCATCGGGAAGACGCGGCTGGCCGAGGAGTTCGTGGCCGAGGTGGTCGCCGGCGGCACCCGCGCCGTCGCCGGCCAGTCGGTCCCTCTCGACGGTGAGGGCCCGGCGTTCGCGCCGCTGGTGGGCGCGCTGCGCGGGCTGCACGCCGAGTTCGGGGCGCAACGGCTGCTCGAGCTGGCCGGTCCTGGCGGCGACGCACTGGCGGGGCTGGTGCCCGAGGTGGGCGTCGCGCCGGCCGAGGGACCCGAGGGCCGCGGCCGGCTGTACGAGGTGGTCACGTCGCTGTTCGAGCGCGTCGCGGCGGAACGTCCGCTGGTGGTGGTGCTCGAGGATCTCCAGTGGGCCGACAGCCCCACCCGCGACCTCCTGCGCTTTCTCGTCCGCGGGGTGCGCGACGCCCAGCTGCTGTTCGTCGTCACGTACCGCTCCGACGAGCTGCACCGCGGCCACCCGCTGCGGCCGCTGCTGGCCGAGCTCGACCGCCTGCGCCAGGTGCACCGCATCGAACTGCCCCGGCTCGACGCCGACGAGGTCGTGCTGCAGCTGCGCGAGCTGCTGGGCCGGCCGCCCGAGCGGTCCCACGTCGACCGCATCGTCCGGCGCAGCGAGGGCATCCCGTTCTTCGTCGAGGAGCTGGCCTACGCCGACGACTGCGGCGACCTGCCCGGGTCGCTGCGCGACCTCCTGCTGGTCCGGGTCGAGCCGCTGTCCGAAGAGACACAGCGGCTGCTGCGGCTCATGTCGGCGGCCGGCAACCGCGTCGACCACTCCGTCCTCGAGTTCGTCGCCGGCGAGCAGACCGGCCCGCTCGAGACCGCGCTGCGCGAGGCCGTCTCGGCCGGGGTCATCGTGGTCGACGGCGACGGCTATGCGTTCCGGCACGCGCTGCTGCGCGAGGCCCTGCACGCCGACATGCTGCCGGGCGAGCACGCGCGCATGCACGCCCGGTACGCGCAGGCGCTCGAGGCGCACCCCGAGCTCATGCCGAGCACGCCCACCGCGGCCGAGGTCGCGCACCACTGGTACTCCGCCCACGACGTCGAGCGGGCGTTCGCGTGGTCGCTCACGGCGGCGGCCGAGCTCGTCCGCAGCTACGCCCACGCCACCGCGCAGCAGCTGCTCGAGCGGGCGCTCGAGCTGTGGGACCAGGTCGCCGAGCCCGAGCGGGTGGCCGGCAGCGACCGCCTCGAACTGCTCATCCGGGCGGCCACCGAGGCGTACGCGGCGGGCGAGACCGAGCGCACGCTGTCGCTGGTGAAAGAGGGGCTGCGGCTGGTCGACCGGTCCGCCGACCCGGTCCGGGCCGGCTGGCTGCTGGCGCACCTCGGCAGCGTGAAGAACCGGCTGGGCCGGCCCGGCGCCATCGAGGCGCTCATGGAGGCACGCGAGCTCATCCCGGCCGAGCCGTCGGTGCAGCGGGCCGAGGCGCTCGACTGGCTGGCCATCATGCTCATGCTCGACTGGCGCTTCGCCGAGTCACTCGAGGTCGCCGACGAGACCGAGCGGGTCGCCAAGGCCGTCGGTCTCGACCGCCTCGTGGCGTCGGCGCAGATCACCCGCGGTACCGCGTGGGTGCACATGGGCGACGCCGAGAAGGCGCTCGACGAACTGCGCCAAGCCGGGCCCACGGCCACCGCCGGCCCCGACCACCTGCACCGCTACTTCGTCAACCTGTCCGACGCCTACACCCTGCTCGGCCGCTACCGCGACGCCGTCGACGTCGCCACCGAGGGCTACGAGCACGCCCGCCGGCGCGGCCGCAAGCGCACGACCGGCGTGGTGCTGGCCGGCAACGCGGCCGAACCCATGCTGGCGCTGGGCGACTGGGAGCGGGCCGAGCGGATGATCGAGCGCGGCCTCGAACTCGTGCCGCCGCCCAACCACGAGCGGCACATGATCGGCCTGCGGGCCTGGCTCGTCCTCTGGCGCGGCGACGTCACCACCGCTGCCGCCGCCGTCGACCGGCTGCGCGCCGGCATGACCCGCCGGGTCGTGTTGCCGCAGGACGGCCGCCTGGTCGCTCGTCTCGAAGCCGACGTCGCCCTCGCCCAGGGCGATGCGGAGCGGGCCTGGTCCGCCGTCACCGCCGAAGTCGGCCCGTCGGCCGACGCCGCGGTGCCCGGGTACGACCTGCCGCTGGCGTTCGCCGGAGCACAGGCGCTGGGGGAGCGGGTCCGCGCTGCCGGTGCCGGGGTGAACGGTCGCGACGGTGCAGGGCCGGCTGACGGTGACGGTGGGGCCGCGGAGGGGTTCGCGGCTGATGCCGCATGGCTGCGCGCGCTCGTCGCCCAGGCGTCGCGCGGCTGGCCGGTCGGTGTGTGGACCGTGCTGGTCGAGGCCGAGCTGGCCAGCGCCGGTGCCGCATGGGCAGACGGTGCCGACGGCGGCGGTGCGACTGCCGCCGGGCGGCCGGACGTCGGCGGGGCCGGCGCCGGGGCGGCTCGTGCCGGCGGGGCCGGCGCCGAGGTGGCGGCGTGGGAGCAGGCGCTGGCGGCGCTGCAGGCGGCGGAAGGCCCGGTGCATCTCGTCCCGTACGCCGGGTTCCGGCTCGGTCAGGCGCTGGTCGGGGCGGGTCGGCGCGACGACGCTCTCGACGTGCTGCGGCAGGCGGCCGCCGCTGCCGACTCGCTGGGCGCCGGGCTGTACCGCGGCTGGATCGGCGCGTTCTCGAAGCAGGCCCAGCTGCCGCTGGTCTCCGGCGTGCCCGGCCCCGCGGCGGCGCCGTCCGGGCTGACGGTGCGCGAGCACGAGGTGCTGCGGCTGGTGGCGGCGGGCCGGAGCAACCGCGAGATCGGCGAGGAACTGTTCATCAGCGCCAAGACGGCCAGCGTGCACGTATCGAACATCCTGGCCAAGCTCGGCGCGTCCGGCCGCGGCGAAGCGGCCGCCATCGCCCACCGCGACGGGCTCCTCGACACTGCTGCCTCCTAG
- a CDS encoding NAD-dependent epimerase/dehydratase family protein, with product MTAVLVTGAAGNVGGMLRPGLDGVSVRAVDTRPVTGWDGADVRVGDLADPSFTAAAVEGMDAVVHLAANPSPGASWPQLRGPNADAVVTLLDAAWRAGVRRVVLASSVHAMGGYVSAARPDGGLVDPEWPVRPCCTYGASKAFAEAYARTVADGGGPSVVCLRLGGVLPKPLDTGNLLGWLSPGDLRLLVRSALAADVRYGCYFGVSANTRGVFSYANAVAELGYRPESDSEAHAATLPPGDGGLCRWRDEQSPAI from the coding sequence ATGACCGCGGTGCTCGTGACCGGCGCGGCCGGGAATGTCGGAGGGATGCTCCGGCCCGGGCTGGACGGCGTCTCCGTGCGCGCCGTCGACACCCGTCCGGTCACCGGCTGGGACGGCGCCGACGTGCGGGTCGGCGACCTCGCCGACCCCTCGTTCACCGCCGCGGCGGTCGAGGGGATGGACGCCGTCGTGCACCTGGCCGCCAACCCGTCGCCCGGCGCGTCGTGGCCGCAGCTGCGCGGGCCCAACGCCGACGCCGTCGTGACGCTGCTGGACGCGGCGTGGCGGGCGGGGGTGCGGCGGGTGGTGCTGGCCAGTTCGGTGCACGCGATGGGCGGCTACGTCTCCGCCGCCCGGCCCGACGGTGGTCTCGTCGACCCGGAGTGGCCGGTGCGGCCGTGCTGCACGTACGGCGCCAGCAAGGCGTTCGCGGAGGCCTACGCCCGCACCGTCGCCGACGGCGGCGGGCCGTCGGTGGTGTGCCTGCGGCTGGGCGGAGTGCTGCCGAAGCCGTTGGACACCGGCAACCTGCTGGGCTGGCTCTCCCCCGGCGACCTGCGGCTGCTGGTGCGCTCGGCGCTGGCGGCGGACGTCCGGTACGGCTGCTATTTCGGGGTGTCGGCCAACACTCGGGGCGTGTTCTCCTACGCCAACGCGGTGGCCGAGCTGGGCTACCGGCCCGAGTCCGACTCCGAGGCCCACGCCGCCACCCTTCCACCCGGCGACGGCGGCCTCTGCCGCTGGCGCGACGAGCAGTCACCGGCCATCTGA
- a CDS encoding mandelate racemase/muconate lactonizing enzyme family protein, translating to MDNELGLPMRITEVEPLVIATGTGTYLLVVVHTDAGLHGLGEVGMRSRPRAVLGALADFAALAVGTEAHRIEELSQLFLRGGFFPAVGDVAAAAAGIDLALWDLRGKALGVPVHELLGGAVREHVPAYVHVQGRGLAEYLDHAHELAGQGWRHLRIGLQPPAEPVLEPRATLRENIAVFHGLRDALGDDVELLVDVHTRLDPAEAAVFCREIEPARPFFVEDPLRAENLDAYRTLRARTAVPLAAGEQLTTLWEFRPLLEGDLVDHARIDLANTGLTQGRKIAALAEAHHIQIATHNPLGPVCTAASAHFNVTLPNVSVQEQGHPHGWADDPLVPAGPLVSAGAVRPGDGPGFGVEVDLAAARRAAAGELGPPPRYRRPDGSLTNW from the coding sequence ATGGATAACGAGCTGGGGCTGCCGATGAGGATCACCGAGGTCGAACCGCTGGTCATCGCCACCGGAACCGGGACGTACCTGCTGGTCGTCGTGCACACGGACGCCGGCCTGCACGGGCTGGGCGAGGTCGGCATGCGGTCGCGGCCGCGGGCCGTGCTCGGCGCGCTGGCCGACTTCGCCGCACTCGCCGTGGGAACCGAGGCGCACCGCATCGAGGAGCTGTCACAGCTGTTCCTGCGCGGCGGCTTCTTCCCCGCCGTCGGCGACGTCGCGGCGGCCGCGGCCGGCATCGACCTCGCGCTGTGGGACCTGCGCGGCAAGGCGCTCGGCGTCCCCGTCCACGAGCTGCTCGGCGGCGCCGTCCGCGAGCACGTCCCCGCCTACGTGCACGTGCAGGGGCGAGGGCTGGCGGAGTACCTCGACCACGCGCACGAGCTGGCCGGGCAGGGCTGGCGGCACCTGCGCATCGGGCTGCAGCCGCCGGCCGAGCCGGTGCTGGAGCCGCGCGCGACGCTGCGCGAGAACATCGCCGTCTTCCACGGCCTGCGCGACGCCCTCGGCGACGACGTCGAGCTGCTGGTCGACGTGCACACCCGGCTGGACCCGGCCGAGGCGGCCGTCTTCTGCCGCGAGATCGAGCCGGCCCGGCCGTTCTTCGTCGAGGACCCGCTGCGGGCGGAGAACCTCGACGCCTACCGGACGCTGCGGGCGCGGACCGCGGTGCCGCTGGCGGCCGGCGAGCAACTGACGACGCTGTGGGAGTTCCGGCCGCTGCTCGAGGGCGACCTCGTCGACCACGCCCGCATCGACCTCGCCAACACCGGGCTCACCCAGGGCCGGAAGATCGCCGCACTGGCCGAGGCGCACCACATCCAGATCGCCACGCACAACCCGCTCGGCCCGGTCTGCACGGCGGCGTCGGCCCACTTCAACGTCACGCTGCCGAACGTCAGCGTGCAGGAGCAGGGCCACCCGCACGGCTGGGCCGACGACCCGCTGGTGCCGGCCGGGCCGCTGGTCTCCGCCGGCGCCGTCCGGCCCGGCGACGGTCCCGGGTTCGGCGTGGAGGTCGACCTGGCGGCGGCGCGCCGCGCGGCGGCCGGCGAGCTGGGGCCGCCGCCCCGCTACCGTCGTCCCGACGGATCGCTGACGAACTGGTGA
- a CDS encoding SDR family NAD(P)-dependent oxidoreductase, with the protein MSGRGVLLIGASSEIGRAIADRFAASGDTVVGVSVQPLEHPSLAAHLEADCTTATGARHVVDAVLERAGSLDVIVPAAAAQPTAPLTDTTDEQWQAALGAVLTTAFQVCKQGLPHLAPGSSIVAVSSVNGRVASPWLPAYAAAKAGLEGLVRQLALDYGPRGVRVNAVVPGLITTDADDRPGLAEGYPLCRTGRPAEVAEVAYFLASPAASFVTGVALPVDGGLTISSPSAFARPEMRARFLPPV; encoded by the coding sequence GTGTCCGGACGCGGTGTCCTGCTCATCGGTGCGTCGTCGGAGATCGGCCGGGCCATCGCCGACCGGTTCGCCGCCTCCGGCGACACCGTCGTCGGCGTCAGCGTCCAGCCGCTCGAGCATCCGTCGCTGGCCGCGCATCTGGAAGCCGACTGCACCACGGCCACCGGCGCCCGCCACGTCGTCGACGCGGTGCTGGAGCGGGCCGGGAGTCTCGACGTCATCGTGCCGGCGGCCGCGGCCCAGCCGACGGCGCCGCTGACCGACACCACCGACGAGCAGTGGCAAGCCGCCCTCGGCGCCGTGCTGACGACGGCGTTCCAGGTCTGCAAGCAGGGCCTCCCGCACCTCGCCCCGGGGTCGTCGATCGTCGCGGTGTCGTCGGTGAACGGACGGGTCGCGTCGCCGTGGCTGCCCGCGTACGCCGCCGCGAAGGCGGGCCTGGAAGGGCTGGTCCGCCAGCTCGCGCTCGACTACGGCCCGCGCGGGGTGCGGGTCAACGCCGTGGTGCCGGGCCTGATCACGACCGACGCCGACGACCGGCCGGGGCTCGCGGAGGGCTACCCGCTGTGCCGCACCGGCCGCCCGGCCGAGGTGGCCGAGGTGGCGTACTTCCTGGCGAGCCCGGCCGCCTCGTTCGTCACCGGCGTGGCGCTGCCGGTCGACGGAGGCCTGACCATCTCCAGCCCGTCGGCGTTCGCCCGGCCCGAGATGAGGGCCCGGTTCCTGCCACCGGTATGA
- the map gene encoding type I methionyl aminopeptidase codes for MIELKTPAEIAKMRAAGRLVAQILAELRTMVQPGVNLLDIEHRARELIAAGGGVSCYWDYAPSFGNGPFRNVICLSLNDAVLHGLPHDATLRDGDLLSLDLAVELDGWAGDSAISVVAGTPRDDDLRLIRSTEEALDAAIAAARPGGRLGDVSHAIAEVARAYGYTPNGEFGGHGIGRTMHEDLAVPNLGRPGRGYPLRPGLTFAVEPWFAAGTSRIVYDPDGWTIRSADGSRTAHSEHTIAITPDGVEVLTAP; via the coding sequence ATGATCGAACTGAAGACGCCGGCCGAGATCGCGAAGATGCGCGCGGCCGGCCGGCTCGTCGCCCAGATCCTGGCCGAACTGCGCACCATGGTCCAGCCCGGCGTGAACCTGCTCGACATCGAGCATCGCGCGCGTGAGCTGATCGCGGCCGGCGGCGGCGTCTCCTGCTACTGGGACTACGCGCCGTCGTTCGGCAATGGGCCGTTCCGCAACGTGATCTGCCTGTCGCTGAACGACGCCGTGCTGCACGGCCTGCCGCACGACGCCACGTTGCGCGACGGCGACCTGCTCAGCCTCGACCTCGCGGTGGAGCTGGACGGCTGGGCCGGCGACAGCGCGATCAGCGTCGTCGCGGGGACGCCGCGCGACGACGACCTGCGGCTGATCCGGTCGACGGAGGAGGCGCTCGACGCGGCCATCGCGGCGGCCCGGCCCGGCGGCCGCCTCGGCGACGTCTCGCACGCCATCGCCGAGGTGGCCCGGGCCTACGGCTACACCCCCAACGGGGAGTTCGGCGGCCACGGCATCGGCCGCACCATGCACGAGGACCTCGCCGTCCCCAACCTCGGCCGGCCCGGCCGCGGGTACCCACTGCGACCGGGCCTCACGTTCGCCGTCGAGCCGTGGTTCGCCGCCGGCACCAGCCGCATCGTCTACGACCCGGACGGCTGGACCATCCGCTCGGCCGACGGGTCGCGGACGGCGCACAGCGAGCACACCATCGCCATCACGCCCGACGGGGTCGAGGTGCTGACGGCGCCCTGA
- a CDS encoding mandelate racemase/muconate lactonizing enzyme family protein, whose product MVIAAVEAFPLRLELDGTPGRGGPDYQAPHDRPTIYSPSRETVFVRIETTDGLVGWGEALVPVGPRVVAAIVEDLLTPALLGADAADVRPLRFRLGELMRERGHLGGHQADALAAVDIALWDLLGRATGLPVASLLGGAFQRRIPSYLTATGTATTPEEFRRHWSDGVRRFKLHLGPDVDEALAVFDRAAAVLPEAAFAVDVHCRLDGASGLRLARELAARGAWFLESALPAEHARGYAALAAAADLPIAAGEAHRHRYEVADWLAVDALDLYQPDIGRTGITEGNAIATLVNTAYRPILPHHSAALGLALAAGLHVAAAADNAPYFEYAPGTVELANVLLAEPIVAEPDAYLLPDGPGLGVVVDEDKVRAAVVER is encoded by the coding sequence ATGGTGATCGCGGCGGTCGAGGCGTTCCCGCTCCGGCTCGAGCTGGACGGCACGCCCGGCCGCGGCGGCCCGGACTACCAGGCGCCGCACGATCGGCCGACCATCTACTCGCCCAGCCGCGAGACGGTGTTCGTCCGCATCGAGACGACTGACGGGCTGGTCGGCTGGGGCGAGGCGCTGGTGCCGGTCGGACCGCGAGTCGTCGCCGCCATCGTCGAGGATCTGCTCACCCCGGCGCTGCTCGGCGCCGACGCGGCCGACGTGCGGCCGCTGCGGTTCCGGCTGGGCGAGCTGATGCGCGAGCGCGGCCACCTCGGCGGCCACCAGGCCGACGCGCTGGCCGCCGTCGACATCGCGCTGTGGGACCTGCTCGGGCGGGCGACGGGGCTGCCGGTCGCGTCGCTGCTCGGCGGGGCGTTCCAGCGGCGGATCCCCAGCTACCTCACCGCCACCGGCACGGCGACCACGCCGGAGGAGTTCCGGCGGCACTGGTCCGACGGTGTGCGCCGGTTCAAGCTGCACCTCGGGCCGGACGTCGACGAGGCGCTGGCGGTGTTCGACCGCGCGGCGGCCGTGCTGCCGGAGGCCGCGTTCGCCGTCGACGTGCACTGCCGGCTCGACGGCGCGTCCGGGCTGCGGCTGGCCCGCGAACTGGCGGCCCGCGGCGCGTGGTTCCTCGAGTCGGCGCTGCCGGCCGAGCACGCCCGCGGGTACGCCGCGCTCGCGGCCGCCGCCGACCTGCCCATCGCCGCCGGCGAGGCGCACCGGCACCGCTACGAGGTGGCCGACTGGCTGGCCGTCGACGCGCTGGACCTCTACCAGCCCGACATCGGCCGCACCGGCATCACCGAGGGCAACGCCATCGCGACGCTGGTCAACACCGCGTACCGGCCGATCCTGCCGCACCACTCGGCGGCGCTCGGGCTGGCGCTGGCCGCAGGCCTGCACGTCGCCGCGGCGGCGGACAACGCACCGTACTTCGAGTACGCGCCGGGGACGGTCGAGCTGGCCAACGTCCTGCTGGCCGAGCCGATCGTCGCCGAGCCCGACGCGTACCTGCTGCCCGACGGGCCCGGCCTCGGCGTGGTGGTCGACGAGGACAAGGTCCGTGCCGCCGTCGTCGAGCGCTGA